GCAGTCTGAAGGCTGCCCAGGATCCAGGAAAGGGCCTGTAGATTGAGCAATCGGGCAAAAGATCCCAGCAGGATAAGAATAATTAGCCCTACCACCATCTGTTTGGCCCGGGAGTCCCTGAAAAAGGTATAAATCACGTAAATGAGTCCCGTCACCAACAGGATATCGATAATATCCAGAAGGGTCACCGTTAGATATCCGACATGGAAGAGATCAATCATGCTTGTCTCGTGTTATGGCATCCACCAGGCGCATTGCCTGAACCGTTTCTTTCACATCATGGACCCGCACAATGGACGCACCGTTCAATACGGAAGTTACGACGGCGGCAAGGGATCCGCCAAGGCGATTCGTCACATGGGAACCGTCGATTTTACCAATAAAAGATTTCCGGGATACACCGATGAGGATAGGGACTTTCAGGCTTGACAGTTCGCCCAGGCGCCGGAGAATTTCCAGGTTGTGCTCCAGGGTCTTTCCAAAACCGATACCGGGATCTACCACCAGATGATCTCCGGGGAGTCCGGCATTTTCAGCGATTTGGATACTCTCCGCCAGCCAGTCCAGAATATCCTCCATCAGGTCATCATATTCGGGATTTTTCTGCATGGTCCGGGGGGTACCTTTGATATGCATAAGAATCGCGCCGGCCTGGTGTTTGGCAGCGATATGAGCCAGCTCAGGGGATTGGTGAAAGCCGAAGATATCGTTGATGATGTGGGCACCGGCCTTGATTGCAGCCTCTGCCACGGCTGCCTTGGTGGTATCTACGGAGATAAAAGGTACCGTGCCGGCCAATGCTTCGACAACCGGGATCACACGATCCAGTTCTTCGGCTTCAGAGACGGTTTCGGCGCCGGGACGGGTAGATTCACCGCCAATATCGATGATATCCGCCCCCTCGGAAATCATCTCTTCCGCCCGTTTCAGGGCCTGATCCCTGGAGATAAATAAACCGCCGTCACTAAAGGAATCCGGCGTGAGATTCAAAATGCCCATGACAGCTGTTTTTTCGGTAAGGTCCATAGACTGACCATGGGCCATATGAAGCAGGGAATTGGCCGGTGTAAACAGCAGGGTTTCCAGCTCTTTCCCAATCCGGGGGAGTCTGAAGGGCTGAATTTTCAAATTATCTATCAGCCGCCGGTATTGTGCTTCGGTGGCCATGATGATGGCATGGGTTTGATCCACTTTATGGGTAATGCTATGTTCATGGAGGGCACATTCGGCTCCCAGGCTCAAGCACTCCTGCTTGAGGATATTGGCAGTCACCGGCTTCAGATCCCGGATCAACACCGCGCGAAATTGCCCCTTCGGCAACATGATTTTGATACCGGCAGAATGGACACCAATGCGGTGAAGGAAGGCTTTAAGGGATGTTAATGTTAATTCCTGCATATATCCTAAGTCGCCCTGGCTTACTGAGTAGACCTGCTGAAGTCTGTTCTACTCCTGTCTGAAGTCTCTTTTCCGTGGAATGATATCCGGGGTTCTTTTACCTTCGAAATAAATCCAGTCGTTTGTCTACATCAAGTACCCGGGAAAATGCTTCCCTGGCACTCCCCCCTCACTCCTCGCTATTCGCTACTTTCTCCTCGCTACTCGCCCCTCGCTCCTCGTTACTCTCTCCCCGTTCCTCGCTACTCGCCCTTCGCTCCTCGTTACTCTCTCCCCGTTCCTCGCTACTCGCTCCTCGCTCCTCGCTACTCTCTGCATCAGGCGTCGAAGGAAGTCCCTTCACCAAGGGATCGGTGTCGATACCGGAATCGCGGACAATTTGCAGGAGTTCCTGGTTATCGAGCATTTCACGGCTGAGGAGGGCATCGGCCACCTTGTGGAGGAGGTCCAGGTGGTCGGTGAGGATTTTTTTGGCACTATCGTGGGCAAAGGTTACAATTTCAGAGATTTCGTTGTCGATTTCCTGGGCAGTTTTTTCGCTGTAATCGGCGGTGCGGCCAAATTCACGTCCCAGGAAGATTTCTTCGTTCTGTTTACCGAAAGTAAGGGGGCCCAGTTTGGAGCTCATCCCCCATTCACAGACCATTTTCCGGGCGAGGTTTGTGGCCCGTTCCAAATCATTGCCGGCACCGGTAGTGATATCCTCAAAAACGGTCTCCTCGGCAGACCGGCCGCCCAACAGCACCTGCAACTGGGAAAGAATATAGTTACGGGAGTAGTTGTGCTTGTCGTCCACAGGCATGATATGGGTAACTCCCAGTGCCCGTCCACGGGGAATAATGGAGACTTTATGGACCGGATCGGCTTCCGGCAGAAAAAGAGCCACCAGGGCGTGCCCTGTTTCGTGGTAGGCTGTAATTTTTTTGTCTTTGTCGCTGATAATCATGGATCGCCGTTCGGTACCCATGAGGACCTTATCCTTGGCATCCTCAAAATCCCGCATTTCCACGGCTTTTTTGTTTTTCCGGGCAGCCAGGAGGGCGGCTTCATTCACCATATTGGCCAGATCGGCACCTACCATACCGGGGGTGCTTTTAGCCAGAATTTTCAGGTCCACATCTTTCGCCACGGGAATATGTTTGGTATGCACCTTGAGGATTCCCTCCCGTCCGTTCACATCGGGAATATCCACCACAATCTGGCGGTCGAAACGCCCGGGACGGAGGAGAGCTTTATCCAGGATATCGGGGCGGTTGGTTGCCGCCAGGACGATGACGCTGGAATCGGAATCAAAGCCATCCATCTGGACCAGGAGCTGGTTGAGGGTCTGTTCCCGCTCATCGTGTCCGCCACCGAGTCCGGCCCCGCGTTGGCGCCCCACGGCATCGATTTCATCGATAAACACGATACAGGGAGACGTTTTCAGAGCCTGTTCAAAGAGACCGCGGACCCGGCTGGCACCGACACCTACAAACATCTCTACAAAATCAGCACCGGAGATAGAATAAAAGGGGACCTTTGCTTCACCGGCGGCAGCTTTGGCCAGGAGCGTCTTGCCGGTCCCGGGAGGACCCAGCAGCAGGGCACCGCGGGGAATTTTTCCACCCAGTCGCTGAAAACGGTCGGGGTCTTTCAAAAATTCAATAATCTCCTGCAATTCATACTTGGCTTCTTCACAACCGGCCACATCATTGAAAGTCACCTGGGTTTTTTCCGGGTTAAACATCTTGGCAGGACTTTTCCCGAAGCTGAAAATCCCCTTTTGCCCGCTTCCGTTTCCCTGAAGGCGCCGCATCCAGAAAATCCAAAGACCGATAATGAGAATCCAGGGAATAATACCGATAAGGATTTCGGTCCAGTCGGCCGTTTGCTCTTTAAAGGTGTAGTTCACCCCGTATTCATCCCATTTTTCCAGCATGGGACTGTCCACAAAGGGGATAATAAGTGTAAAGCGGGTGAATTCAAACCGGGTGCCATTCACCGTGACGGTTTGGGGAGATTTGAGTACACCGTGGAATTCATTGCCAATGATCTCCCCTTCCCGGACCTGTCCGGCTTCCAGGTATTCGTTAAACTGGGTATAGGTAATTTCCCGCTCACCGATGGTATTGCTGGCAAACATATTGGCCAGAAAAATGACGGCAACAATAATAAAAATCCAGATGAGGGGAGTCTTAGGGGCTTTTTTCCAGTCGAAACCCGGTTCCCCGCCGGGTTTTTGTCCCGGACCGTTGCCTCCACGGGGTGGACGACCTCCCTGAGGTGGCCGTTTATTCGGGGGAACAGGTCTGCGGGGACCTCCTGGCCGGCGGTTGGAGCTTTGTTTTTTCTTTTGATCTTTATCGGGTGTTTCTTTCATCATCATTCCTGTTTGTTGTCGGGTGCAAAGGCATAAATATCACGAAGGGTCCGGTATTTCTGGTCCAGATCCAGTCCGTACCCCACGACGAAGCGATTGGGTATAACGAATCCAATGTATTCCGGTTCCTTTTTTAACTGGCTTACTTCTTTTTTATAGAGGAAGGTCACTACGCGGAGTGAATGGGGGGCATTGGAGAGCATGCGGTTCCGGAGAAAATTGATGGAAAGACCTGTATCCACGATATCTTCCACAATCAACACATCCCGGTCCGTAATCTGGGCACTGATATCCTTTACCAGTCGGACAGTCCCCGTGGATGAGGTGTGGTGGTAGGAAGAGATTTTGATAAAGTCCATCTCGGTTTCGATGGACATGGCCCGCATAAGATCAGCCATAAAAAAGAGGCTTCCGTTCAGGACTCCCACAAGGATAGGTGGTTTTTTTGCATTTTCCAGGTCATGGGAAATTTGATCCGCCAGTTCTTTCACCCGGGCCTGAATTTCCTGTTCGCTGAAAAGACAGTCGAGTTTTTGTCCTTGAAAAGGTCCTTCGTGATCAATGATCAGATTTTTTTTCGATGAGCTCATAGGTCTCCTTTTGCAGGGTGCAGGTGAGTTTTATGCAGGATGCCGCTCCGGAAGGCACGGAATAATGAACACTTCGGCGAACACCCGGGATCCAGAGAATATTTTCGCCATCCGTCACCACAGGATAGTAAGGCCGGATGAGGGCCGGGATACGGGCATCCTTGAGCAGATCACTCACCAGATGCTTTCCTTTCCCCATGGGTTCCAGGCGGTCTCCCGCTTTCCATCTTCGAATATACACTTTTATATGAATTAAATCATCTGCAAAATAGGCTTCGGACGGATTTGTTTCCCATGATTCGGGAATCTGCCCTTTTTTCCAGTCCAGAGTAATCCAGGAGGTCCAGGCGACACTGGTTTTGGGTTTCCACAGGGTCTTTTTTCCTGTATCCACACCGGTGGTTAAAAGAGCATGATCGGATTCCACAACCACCCGGTATTGATTATCCACCTGAAAAACCCGTCCTTTATCTGCCTCCTGCAAAAAACCGGCCAGTTGATCCAGGGTTTCGCGGCTTACGTGGGCGATGTCATCCTCCTGAGAAAAAAACTCTTTCAATAGAGCCCGTTGACGGTCTGTCCCGAGGGTTCGCCACCGGTCCAGATTGAGGTTCCATCCCCCCGGATAGGGAGAAAAAAGGCGGTCCAGATCCTCACGAAGGTAGGATTTCAACACACGGTATGCCAAGGATGCTGATTCGGCCAGTTTAACAAGATGGTCAGAGATGGCATGAAAGCCGTTTTTTTTCAGGTAGGGGAGGATGGTATAACGGATGCGATTCCGGGTGAAAGATTCATCCTTGTTGGATTGATCCTCGGCATATAGGAGTCCGCGGGTGAGGCAGTAGGCATCGATTTCCTGGCGGGAGACACGTAACAGGGGGCGGCGGATAGTTCCTCTGGCGGGGTGAATCCCCTGGAGGCCGTGAAAACCTGATCCTTTCAGAATACGATAGAGGATGGTCTCGGCCTGGTCATCCATGTGATGGCCGGTGATCACGGCAGTGCAATCCTCCTCTTTGGCCCAGGATTCGAGAAGGTCGTAGCGCATCTCCCGGGCGGTCTGCTCCAGGTTGCCGGATGGAGGGATTGTGAGTTTGTCTTCTCTGAGGGGGATCTCCAGATCGTGGGCAATATGACGGCAGAGGGCTGATTCCCGGGAATCGGCACCGGGACGCAATCCGTGATTGACATGTCCCGCTACCAGGTGCCAGTCCCAGGCCGGAGCCAATTCGTGAAGAAGGTACAACAATGCCACACTGTCCCGACCTCCGGAGAGGGCTACCAAAAGCCGCTCTCCCCGGGTGAGGAGTTTTTCTTCCGTGATGTGCCGGTGCACTTTATGTGCCAGGACTGACCATTCTGTCATAATCAAAGATAAGAAACCCCGGGGGTGAAAACCGCTTTTTTTCAGAGTCCGGCGGTAAAGGGGTTATGTTGTTTTTCATGGTTTACACTGGTTGCAGGTCCATGTCCCGGATAGAGAATAGTCTCGCCGGGAAGTGTAAAAATCTGATCCCGTATCGATGTCATGAGGGCTTCATGATCTCCGCCGGGAAAGTCTGTTCGGCCAACGGAGCGGTAAAAGATGGTATCACCGGTAAAAACACCGGTATCCGTCACAAGGATGATTCCTCCGGGAGTGTGTCCCGGGGTGTGCCGGTAGCTCAGGTTAAAGTGTCCAGCCTTCAATGGCTTTCTCCCATCCAGCCAGGTGACAGGCTTTGGTTCTCCGTGGTATGGCATGTGAAATTGTTCGCACATGGTTTTCAGGTGTTTCAGCACTTCCCGTTCTTTTTCGTGGAGAAAACAGGGAATGGCGTATTCTTTCATGATCAACGGCGCTGAAATAATGTGGTCCAGGTGAGCATGGGTACACACAATTCCAATGGGATTCAGTTCTTTTTCCCGGATAAAATCCAAAATTTTTTGTCCCCGGTCGCCCGGATCGATGATGAGTGTTTCACCGTCTTGGGTAAGAAAATACGTATTGGACTGAAAAATGCCCAGGGCAAGGGAATCAATCTGCATGGGTTTACACATAGGCAGCGATAAAGGTTTTACGATTTTTTAAGGTTTCTTTAAAATCCATCCATCGGCGGATATCCAGGCCGAACTCCCCCAGGGAGGCCTGAGCTCCGGGACGGGAGCCGTGAAAATCGGATCCACCGGTAGGAATCTGTCCGTTATTTGTAGCAATTTCCAGCAGCTGTTGGGACATTTCCTCGTTATGATCGGGGTGCCACACCTCGATGCCATCCAGCCGGGGATGGTTGAGGAGTGGAGTTAATCCGTTTGGACTACTTTTACCGGGGTGCGCCAGGACGGCGATACCTTTGGCGGCATGGATCAAATCCAGTCCTTCATCAAAACTCATTTTCGCTTTGGGCACATAGGCCGGTTTGTCGTAATCCAGGTAAGTATCGAAAGCTTCGCTGATGGATTTCACCCAGCCACGTTCCACCATGACCCGGGCAATATGGGGCCGTCCGGCAGCTGTGGCAGTTCCCAGACCCGCTTCCACCTCTTCCCGGCGAATGGGGAGTCCTAAATGCTGCAATTTAGCCACCATTTTGGCCATGCGTTCGTGACGGACCTTCCGGTAATAGCCCAGTTTTTCATTCAGAGAGGCATCCCCGGGATCGAAACCATATCCCAGAAGATGAAAATCAATTTCCTCATGGAGGACCGAGAGTTCCACACCGGGGATGGCAATACCCCGGAGCTTTTTTTGGAAAGGGACAAAGCCATGGACTGTATCATGATCGGTAAGTGAGGCAGCCATGACCCCTTTTCGGGTAAGTTTCCGGGCTACAGCGGCCGGTGATAGTTGTCCGTCCGAGGCGGTGGAATGGAGGTGCAAATCGGCATAAAAAGCCGTGGAGGAAGTTTTAAAACGAATCACGCCAGTCCTTATTTCAGCAAATCTTTCAGAGTATCGGCAATTTGGGTGGCAGAGAGTCCCGCCTCTTTCAGTAATTCAGTGCGCTTGCCGTGGGGGATAAAGGCATCGGGGAGGGTCATATTCACCACCCGGGTTTTTCCACTGTGGTTACACAGGGCCCGGATCTGCTGACCCAATCCACCGGCTGGTGCATTTTCCTCCACCGTTAAAAGAATCTTATGGGATTCTGCCAGCTGTTTCAGCAGGGCTGTATCCATGGGTTTGATGAAACGGGCATTGACAAAGGTCACGTCGGGAATCACTCCGGCCAGCATACGAAGAGCCAGTTCGGACTCATACACCATGGATCCGTTGGCAATGAGGGCCAGTTTTTTGCCTTTCTGGAGGATTTCCCAGGTGCCGGGTTCGATGGTTTCAGGTTCACGATTCGGCTCAAAGCGGACCGCTTCATCCCGTGGATAGCGAATCACATAGGGTTTATCCGTCACCGTCAGGGCGGAATGCATGAGATTCCGGAGTTCGTTTCCATCTTTCGGCGCAGCCACAATCACATTGGGCAGCATGGATATATAAGAGAGATCAAAAACACCGTGGTGTGTGGGTCCGTCAGCGCCTACGAGTCCTGCCCGGTCCAGGCAAAAAATCACGGGGAGTTTCTGGAGGGACACATCATGCATCAGGGGATCGAGGGCCCGCTGCATAAAGGTGGAATAGATGGCGACAATCGGGCGCAGTCCGTTGGCAGCCAGTCCGGCGGCA
This window of the Candidatus Neomarinimicrobiota bacterium genome carries:
- a CDS encoding MBL fold metallo-hydrolase, giving the protein MCKPMQIDSLALGIFQSNTYFLTQDGETLIIDPGDRGQKILDFIREKELNPIGIVCTHAHLDHIISAPLIMKEYAIPCFLHEKEREVLKHLKTMCEQFHMPYHGEPKPVTWLDGRKPLKAGHFNLSYRHTPGHTPGGIILVTDTGVFTGDTIFYRSVGRTDFPGGDHEALMTSIRDQIFTLPGETILYPGHGPATSVNHEKQHNPFTAGL
- a CDS encoding PHP domain-containing protein, with the translated sequence MIRFKTSSTAFYADLHLHSTASDGQLSPAAVARKLTRKGVMAASLTDHDTVHGFVPFQKKLRGIAIPGVELSVLHEEIDFHLLGYGFDPGDASLNEKLGYYRKVRHERMAKMVAKLQHLGLPIRREEVEAGLGTATAAGRPHIARVMVERGWVKSISEAFDTYLDYDKPAYVPKAKMSFDEGLDLIHAAKGIAVLAHPGKSSPNGLTPLLNHPRLDGIEVWHPDHNEEMSQQLLEIATNNGQIPTGGSDFHGSRPGAQASLGEFGLDIRRWMDFKETLKNRKTFIAAYV
- the folP gene encoding dihydropteroate synthase; its protein translation is MQELTLTSLKAFLHRIGVHSAGIKIMLPKGQFRAVLIRDLKPVTANILKQECLSLGAECALHEHSITHKVDQTHAIIMATEAQYRRLIDNLKIQPFRLPRIGKELETLLFTPANSLLHMAHGQSMDLTEKTAVMGILNLTPDSFSDGGLFISRDQALKRAEEMISEGADIIDIGGESTRPGAETVSEAEELDRVIPVVEALAGTVPFISVDTTKAAVAEAAIKAGAHIINDIFGFHQSPELAHIAAKHQAGAILMHIKGTPRTMQKNPEYDDLMEDILDWLAESIQIAENAGLPGDHLVVDPGIGFGKTLEHNLEILRRLGELSSLKVPILIGVSRKSFIGKIDGSHVTNRLGGSLAAVVTSVLNGASIVRVHDVKETVQAMRLVDAITRDKHD
- the ftsH gene encoding ATP-dependent zinc metalloprotease FtsH, giving the protein MKETPDKDQKKKQSSNRRPGGPRRPVPPNKRPPQGGRPPRGGNGPGQKPGGEPGFDWKKAPKTPLIWIFIIVAVIFLANMFASNTIGEREITYTQFNEYLEAGQVREGEIIGNEFHGVLKSPQTVTVNGTRFEFTRFTLIIPFVDSPMLEKWDEYGVNYTFKEQTADWTEILIGIIPWILIIGLWIFWMRRLQGNGSGQKGIFSFGKSPAKMFNPEKTQVTFNDVAGCEEAKYELQEIIEFLKDPDRFQRLGGKIPRGALLLGPPGTGKTLLAKAAAGEAKVPFYSISGADFVEMFVGVGASRVRGLFEQALKTSPCIVFIDEIDAVGRQRGAGLGGGHDEREQTLNQLLVQMDGFDSDSSVIVLAATNRPDILDKALLRPGRFDRQIVVDIPDVNGREGILKVHTKHIPVAKDVDLKILAKSTPGMVGADLANMVNEAALLAARKNKKAVEMRDFEDAKDKVLMGTERRSMIISDKDKKITAYHETGHALVALFLPEADPVHKVSIIPRGRALGVTHIMPVDDKHNYSRNYILSQLQVLLGGRSAEETVFEDITTGAGNDLERATNLARKMVCEWGMSSKLGPLTFGKQNEEIFLGREFGRTADYSEKTAQEIDNEISEIVTFAHDSAKKILTDHLDLLHKVADALLSREMLDNQELLQIVRDSGIDTDPLVKGLPSTPDAESSEERGASSEERGESNEERRASSEERGESNEERGASSEEKVANSEE
- the tilS gene encoding tRNA lysidine(34) synthetase TilS, yielding MIMTEWSVLAHKVHRHITEEKLLTRGERLLVALSGGRDSVALLYLLHELAPAWDWHLVAGHVNHGLRPGADSRESALCRHIAHDLEIPLREDKLTIPPSGNLEQTAREMRYDLLESWAKEEDCTAVITGHHMDDQAETILYRILKGSGFHGLQGIHPARGTIRRPLLRVSRQEIDAYCLTRGLLYAEDQSNKDESFTRNRIRYTILPYLKKNGFHAISDHLVKLAESASLAYRVLKSYLREDLDRLFSPYPGGWNLNLDRWRTLGTDRQRALLKEFFSQEDDIAHVSRETLDQLAGFLQEADKGRVFQVDNQYRVVVESDHALLTTGVDTGKKTLWKPKTSVAWTSWITLDWKKGQIPESWETNPSEAYFADDLIHIKVYIRRWKAGDRLEPMGKGKHLVSDLLKDARIPALIRPYYPVVTDGENILWIPGVRRSVHYSVPSGAASCIKLTCTLQKETYELIEKKSDH
- the hpt gene encoding hypoxanthine phosphoribosyltransferase is translated as MSSSKKNLIIDHEGPFQGQKLDCLFSEQEIQARVKELADQISHDLENAKKPPILVGVLNGSLFFMADLMRAMSIETEMDFIKISSYHHTSSTGTVRLVKDISAQITDRDVLIVEDIVDTGLSINFLRNRMLSNAPHSLRVVTFLYKKEVSQLKKEPEYIGFVIPNRFVVGYGLDLDQKYRTLRDIYAFAPDNKQE